CCAATATAAGCCCCACATAGGTAAGGGGCACGTGAAGGTTGTCAATCGTGTCGATTTTCTTTCGCGTCCTGTCAAAAACGAGAAACATGAACAGTGCGATGATCAAGGTCAGCACCGATGTCAGTGTGGATGTGGTAATCGGCCCGGTATTGTAATACGGTTTGTCGGGAACGAGCGGCTGTTTCGATTTACCGGGAGGGGACGGCGTTTTTCGGTTAACGGCGTTCAGTGGATTGATAAACGGGAGGTCGGCGATCCTGCGGTCGGAACTTCTTACGAGTATGTCCCTCATTTCTTTCGGGGTCCTGACTCCGGACTGATAGAGGATCGCGCAAATACCGGCAACATGGGGAGAAGCCATACTAGTTCCCTGGAAATAGTAGAAGTAATCGTCCCTGTCTTTTTCATAGTTTTTATAGTTTCTGGAAAGAAAGGCGGGACCATTCTGGAGAATGCCGGCGCCCGCTTCCTTGGAAATATTACCGCCGGGTGCGATCACGTCCACACCGGTTCCATAGTTGGAATAACGTGCAAGCTCGTAATCCGGCCCGGACGCGGCAACGGAAATAACGGTTTCGTAGCGGCCGGGATATCCGGAATAGCCGGAACTTTCGTTTCCCGCCGATGCGACAACGATCACGTTTTTGTCCCAGGCGTACCGGCAGGCGTCGGAAAGTATCTGAGAGAATCCGCCTCCTCCAAGACTCATATTGATGATATTTGCCCCGTTATCCACCGCATACACGATCGCTTCCGCGATATCGACCGTACTCCCGTATCCGCTTTTACTGAGTACTTTGAGGGGCATTATTTTTGCTTCCCATGCGATTCCCGCCACACCGCGGCCATTGTTGGTGTCCTGGCCGATCGTTCCGGCGACATGACTCCCGTGTCCGTGATCGTCTTCAAAATCGGAGGAGTTGGTGATGAAATTATATCCCCGGAAAAGACGTGAAGGAGAAAGGTCCCCGAGTTTTTTCGATACCCCCGTATCGATAACGGCGACAACGACCCCATTTCCGGTCCCCTTTTTCCAGACTTCTTCCATGGAAAACTGCTTCAGATTCCACTGTCTGGCGAACAGGGGATCATTACTCGAGGTTTTCATCCGGTAATTCGGTTCTATGGACTGGACGATATCGGAGGACTGTAATTGTCGAAGACTGCCTATCAGGGAATTGAGTTCTTCCGGCTGGATATCATATTTTGAAACCTTTAGGAGGCGGTGTTTTTTCGAGAACACATTGGAGTTCTTGAATGAAAAGACGTGTTCACTGAAAGAAAAGCCGTACTTCCCGGCTATCTTTTGTACGGATGAAGCGTCTTTTCCCGGAGAAACGGAAACAACGAGTTCTCCGTATCGTTTTTCCTGGTTTTGAAACAGGAATGTCGAGCCGATACAGAGCCCGATAAGGAGGAAAAGGATACCAAACCCGATAATTCCGTTTATTTTTATCATAATTGCCTCCTTGCATTCGATAATGCATCACAGCGGGGCTGC
Above is a genomic segment from Spirochaetales bacterium containing:
- a CDS encoding peptidase S8, whose protein sequence is MIKINGIIGFGILFLLIGLCIGSTFLFQNQEKRYGELVVSVSPGKDASSVQKIAGKYGFSFSEHVFSFKNSNVFSKKHRLLKVSKYDIQPEELNSLIGSLRQLQSSDIVQSIEPNYRMKTSSNDPLFARQWNLKQFSMEEVWKKGTGNGVVVAVIDTGVSKKLGDLSPSRLFRGYNFITNSSDFEDDHGHGSHVAGTIGQDTNNGRGVAGIAWEAKIMPLKVLSKSGYGSTVDIAEAIVYAVDNGANIINMSLGGGGFSQILSDACRYAWDKNVIVVASAGNESSGYSGYPGRYETVISVAASGPDYELARYSNYGTGVDVIAPGGNISKEAGAGILQNGPAFLSRNYKNYEKDRDDYFYYFQGTSMASPHVAGICAILYQSGVRTPKEMRDILVRSSDRRIADLPFINPLNAVNRKTPSPPGKSKQPLVPDKPYYNTGPITTSTLTSVLTLIIALFMFLVFDRTRKKIDTIDNLHVPLTYVGLILGANGLAMIGYFLQNIFPFTILPERFTGLIFNSILDYDRVLFFLSKPSILWHNILIPVLFTVLLNFRDDVKRRFSVGLICGFAAKLVADGILLQELSPLPDGAAAMIFLVANGLLAFILPYILVKK